The Carassius carassius chromosome 9, fCarCar2.1, whole genome shotgun sequence genome includes a region encoding these proteins:
- the LOC132149244 gene encoding protein YIPF1-like — protein sequence MASPHDLTFQEFEEAADLLSSNPGASTLSITSSGEVKVDLSEDEDNQQENSELLGGEKQTGGFWTFEYYQSFFNVDTMQVLDRIKGSVIPLPGRNFVKHHIRNNPDLYGPFWICVTLVFSVAISGDLYTFLINMGDPGYHYRPQFNRVSIAAITVFLYAWLVPLGVWGFLTWRQSVERRISGYTFLETVCVYGYSLFIYIPTSILWMIPVYWLEWLLIVIALVISGSVLIMTFWPAVRDDTKLTAFSTMAVIVLLHALLAVGFKLYFFQTPTYTGSSHSGQQTTPAANHTTLTVGKHQ from the exons ATGGCTAGTCCACACGATTTAACGTTTCAGG AGTTTGAGGAAGCCGCAGATCTCCTGTCTTCAAATCCTGGAGCCTCAACCCTGAGCATCACCTCCTCTGGAGAGGTCAAAGTGGATCTGTCAGAAGATGAAGACAATCAGCAAGAGAACTCAGAG TTGCTTGGAGGTGAAAAACAAACTGGTGGCTTTTGGACGTTTGAATACTATCAGTCATTCTTTAATGTAGACACAATGCAG gtGCTGGATAGGATAAAGGGCTCAGTCATACCTTTGCCAGGACGGAATTTCGTCAAACACCACATTCGAAATAACCCTGATCTCTATG GTCCTTTCTGGATCTGTGTGACTCTAGTGTTCTCCGTGGCCATCAGTGGAGACCTCTACACATTTCTGATCAATATGGGAGACCCAGGCTATCACTACAGACCTCAGTTCAACAGAG TCTCGATTGCAGCCATCACTGTGTTCCTCTATGCATGGCTGGTGCCTCTGGGAGTTTGGGGCTTCCTGACGTGGCGTCAAAGTGTTGAGAGACGAATCAGCGGTTACACGTTTTTAGAGACCGTGTGTGTCTACGGTTACTCTCTGTTCATTTATATTCCTACATCG ATATTATGGATGATTCCCGTTTACTGGCTCGAGTGGCTATTGATCGTCATTGCCTTGGTGATCTCTGGCTCAGTGTTGATAATGACATTCTGGCCGGCTGTTCGTGATGACACAAAACTAACGGCTTTCTCTACCATGGCAGTAATAGTGTTACTCCATGCCCTTCTGGCTGTTGGCTTTAAG CTCTATTTCTTCCAAACACCAACATACACGGGATCATCGCACTCCGGACAACAGACTACCCCAGCCGCAAATCACACAACACTTACCGTGGGAAAGCATCAATGA